The following are encoded together in the Longimicrobiaceae bacterium genome:
- the frr gene encoding ribosome recycling factor — MPTSLNNARERMEKALETLRREFASVRTGKASPALLDSVRVEAYGSMMPINQVGQVTAPEPRMLTVQPYDKGLIKAVERALRESDLGLNPSNDGNLIRIPIPPLTEERRREYAKLLHKYAEEGRVSVRQARQHANDDIKKRQKDGEMSEDEARRAQDQVQKLTDEYVHKVDDLLKKKEAEVMEV, encoded by the coding sequence ATGCCAACCAGCCTGAACAACGCACGCGAAAGGATGGAGAAGGCCCTGGAGACGCTGCGCCGCGAGTTCGCGAGCGTGCGGACCGGGAAGGCCTCTCCCGCGCTCCTGGACTCGGTCCGCGTGGAGGCGTACGGATCCATGATGCCGATCAACCAGGTCGGCCAGGTGACCGCGCCGGAGCCGCGGATGCTCACCGTCCAGCCCTACGACAAGGGGCTGATCAAGGCCGTCGAGCGGGCGCTGCGCGAGTCCGACCTGGGGCTGAACCCGTCCAACGACGGCAACCTGATCCGCATCCCCATCCCCCCGCTCACCGAGGAGCGCCGGCGGGAGTACGCGAAGCTCCTCCACAAGTACGCGGAGGAGGGGCGCGTGTCGGTCCGCCAGGCGCGGCAGCACGCCAACGACGACATCAAGAAGCGCCAGAAGGACGGCGAGATGTCGGAGGACGAGGCGCGGCGCGCGCAGGACCAGGTGCAGAAGCTCACCGACGAGTACGTCCACAAGGTGGACGACCTGCTGAAGAAGAAGGAAGCCGAGGTGATGGAGGTCTGA